The genome window ATGCTGACGCCGCGGCCGGTGGCGTCATAGGCCAACCATCCGCGGCTGCGGGTGACCTCGACGACCGGCTGGTCGGTGGCTCCCCGGAGCTTCGCCGCGGCTTCGCCCACGCTGGACGCGGGCTGGTCCGGTGCATCGACCCACCGTGCCTCGACCGCGGCCATGCCCATCTGGGCCGGCAGCGCCTCTCGCGCGTCGACCGACGAGGTCTCCAACAGCGTCGCGGCGCTGACACTGACCAGGATCGGCAGCCCGATGAGCAGGAGGACCAGGAGGGAGCGCCAGGGGTGGACGAGGATCTCGCGGCGGCCGAGCCGCAGTGCGGGACTCATACCCGGCTTCCCTCGGTGCTGTCGACGATCCGGCCGTCGCGCAGGAAGACGATCCGGTCGGCCCAGGCGGCGTGGCGCGAGTCGTGCGTGACGAGGACGCCGGCGGCGCCGGCGTCGATCCGCTCGCGCAGTACCTTGAGCACCTCTTCGCCGGTCCGCGAGTCGAGGGCGCCGGTCGGCTCGTCGGCCAGCAGCAGCCGCCGCGGACCGGCGAGCGCGCGGGCGATGGCGACGCGCTGCCGCTGGCCGCCGGAGAGCTGGTCGGGGAAGCGGCGCTCGGAGTCGGGGAGTCCCACATCGGCGAGGGCGTCGCGTCCGATCCTGTCCGCCTCACGGGAGGCGACCCCGTCGAGCTCCAGGGGGAGGGTGACGTTCTCCAGCGCGGTGAGCGTGGGGATGAGGTTGAGCTCCTGGAAGACGTAGCCGACCGACGTCCGTCGGGTGCGCGCCAGCTCGGTCGCCGTGGCACCTCGCAGCGAACGGCCCTCGATCCGGACGTCGCCGGCGTCGAAGGGCTCCAGGCCGCCCGCGATCTGGAGGAGCGTCGAC of Nocardioides sp. Kera G14 contains these proteins:
- a CDS encoding ABC transporter ATP-binding protein encodes the protein MTVILSLQHVSRSYRDGDSTVVALDDISLDVAAGELVAIMGPSGAGKSTLLQIAGGLEPFDAGDVRIEGRSLRGATATELARTRRTSVGYVFQELNLIPTLTALENVTLPLELDGVASREADRIGRDALADVGLPDSERRFPDQLSGGQRQRVAIARALAGPRRLLLADEPTGALDSRTGEEVLKVLRERIDAGAAGVLVTHDSRHAAWADRIVFLRDGRIVDSTEGSRV